The Pseudomonas sp. LFM046 region TTGCGTTTCGCCATTGGGACTCGTGCTAAGTTGCTGGCACTTTTCCAAATCCGATGGAGATTCGAATGTCGATCAAGGAATTGATCCTGGCCGTTCTGTTGGCTGTTTCCCTGCCCAGCGCCTTTGCTGATCAACCGCAGCCCAGAGAAGCAGCCGCCCAGCCCGAGCAGGGCGAAGGAGGCGGCACCATGACCGCCGAAGAGTTCGTCACCAGCTTGAACTTCCGTTCCGGGAAGGTGGTGGTGGGTGACAACCTGGCTACCTTCGATTTGCCTGAGCAGTTTGTCTTTCTGGACGGTAAAGATGTGGAACGGGTCCTGGTAGACGCCTGGGGTAACCCGCCGTCAGACGAGTTGCCGCTGGGTTTGATCCTGCCCAAGGGCGTTTCACCCCTGGCCGAGGAATCATGGGCGGTCAAAGTGGAGTATCAGGAGAGCGGCTACGTATCTGACGAAGATGCGGCCGAGATCAACTACGGCGAGCTGCTTCAGGATATGAAGGCGGATGTCGTCGCGGCAAACAAGTGGCGTGCCGATAACGGCTACGAGCCGCTCGAGTTGATCGGCTGGGCCGCACCACCGCGTTATGACAGCGAAGGCCGCAAGCTCTACTGGGCGAAGGAACTGCGCTTTGGTGACGCCCCTACCCACATTCTGAACTACAACATCCGCGTACTCGGTCGCAAAGGCGTGCTGGTGTTGAACTTCATTGCCAACATGGACCAACTGCCTATCATCGAGCAGCACCTGCCGGCCGTATTGGCGATGACCGAGTTCAATCCCGGTAATCGTTACGTCGATTTCAATCCGGAATTGGACGAGGTTGCTGCCTATGGGCTGGGTGCTCTCGTGGCCGGTAAGCTCGCCGCCAAGACTGGTCTTCTGGCGCTAGTGCTGGTGTTCCTGAAGAAGTTCTTCTTTGTGCCAGTGGCCATTGGCGGCTGGCTATGGTCACGC contains the following coding sequences:
- a CDS encoding DUF2167 domain-containing protein; the encoded protein is MSIKELILAVLLAVSLPSAFADQPQPREAAAQPEQGEGGGTMTAEEFVTSLNFRSGKVVVGDNLATFDLPEQFVFLDGKDVERVLVDAWGNPPSDELPLGLILPKGVSPLAEESWAVKVEYQESGYVSDEDAAEINYGELLQDMKADVVAANKWRADNGYEPLELIGWAAPPRYDSEGRKLYWAKELRFGDAPTHILNYNIRVLGRKGVLVLNFIANMDQLPIIEQHLPAVLAMTEFNPGNRYVDFNPELDEVAAYGLGALVAGKLAAKTGLLALVLVFLKKFFFVPVAIGGWLWSRLRGKKAAVAVRSELESLPEAVQPPTETVMAPSRDEKFKD